One segment of Nitrospirota bacterium DNA contains the following:
- a CDS encoding phospho-N-acetylmuramoyl-pentapeptide-transferase produces the protein MLAALFYGMHDWFSPFNLFRYITFRTTLCVITALSLSFIFAPGVIERLKKFSVTQYIRDDGPKSHLTKTGTPTMGGVLILSSIIISVLMWGDLTNKYVWIMLVTTAGFGLVGFADDYLKITRQNSKGLRAWYKFGAQIAIALAIGMILYHDPKDQFASTLSIPFFKKWLIDMGWFYIPFSVFMIVGSSNAVNLTDGIDGLAIGLIGIAALANGALVYISGHSGFAQYLHVLYLPGIGELTVFCGAMFGAALGFLWYNSYPAEVFMGDVGSLGLGGALGTLAVITKQEIVLALVGGIFVIEALSVILQVASFKFTGRRILKMAPIHHHFELKGWPEPKVIVRFWIVGIILALLSLTTLKVR, from the coding sequence GTGATTACTGCGCTTTCCCTGAGTTTTATTTTTGCGCCCGGCGTGATAGAAAGACTGAAGAAGTTCAGTGTTACGCAATATATAAGGGATGACGGGCCGAAAAGTCATCTTACTAAAACAGGGACGCCGACAATGGGCGGCGTCTTGATACTGTCATCAATAATTATCAGCGTGCTGATGTGGGGCGATCTGACGAATAAATATGTCTGGATAATGCTTGTTACGACTGCAGGATTCGGGCTTGTCGGTTTTGCGGACGATTACCTTAAGATTACAAGGCAGAACTCAAAAGGCTTAAGGGCGTGGTATAAGTTCGGCGCCCAGATAGCTATTGCGCTGGCAATCGGCATGATACTTTATCATGACCCAAAGGATCAGTTTGCATCAACTCTCAGCATACCTTTTTTTAAAAAATGGCTGATAGACATGGGCTGGTTCTACATACCGTTTTCTGTTTTTATGATAGTCGGCTCTTCCAATGCGGTTAATCTTACCGACGGGATAGACGGGCTTGCAATCGGACTGATAGGCATTGCGGCGCTTGCCAACGGCGCGCTGGTGTATATATCGGGACACTCAGGGTTTGCACAGTATCTGCATGTCCTTTATCTGCCTGGGATAGGAGAGCTTACAGTTTTCTGCGGCGCCATGTTTGGCGCAGCGCTTGGTTTCCTCTGGTACAACAGCTACCCTGCGGAGGTCTTCATGGGCGATGTCGGCTCTTTAGGGCTCGGAGGGGCGCTGGGTACGCTTGCAGTGATAACAAAACAAGAAATAGTTCTGGCGCTGGTTGGAGGCATTTTTGTCATTGAGGCGCTCTCGGTAATACTCCAGGTTGCATCCTTTAAATTTACCGGAAGGCGCATATTAAAAATGGCTCCGATACATCATCATTTTGAACTCAAAGGATGGCCTGAACCCAAGGTCATAGTAAGGTTTTGGATTGTGGGAATCATACTTGCACTCTTAAGCCTTACGACTTTAAAGGTGAGGTAA
- a CDS encoding D-alanyl-D-alanine carboxypeptidase: MRKFQISNFKFQIFCLPFTVHRSLITAVLLFTVHCSLFTVAYADDVSARSALIMDASNGRVLFAKNPDLKQPAASTIKIMTAIVVAENVDLDSVTTITSRAANQQPSKTNLKKGDRIKIRELLYAALMESANDAATALAEAAAGSELKFVKLMNQKALEIGAANTKYINANGLPGKGQYSTVSDLAKIMQYAIRIPVIKEILTTKVREISTEGGRKIFVRNTNRLLWADDDFQGGKTGFTRTARHCFVGASNKENKEIIISVLGAPSRPALWSQSEMLFGKGSRISNMQEEPVIYITSRDTNIKKIKSKLPPKAVSKGKGKKHKRHLVKTKGTKVAGEGKNQNI, translated from the coding sequence ATGAGAAAATTTCAAATTTCAAATTTCAAATTTCAAATTTTTTGTTTACCGTTCACTGTTCACCGTTCACTGATTACTGCCGTTTTACTGTTCACTGTTCACTGTTCACTGTTCACCGTTGCTTATGCTGACGACGTCAGCGCCCGCTCCGCGCTTATTATGGATGCATCAAACGGCAGGGTTCTTTTTGCCAAAAACCCTGATTTAAAGCAACCTGCCGCAAGCACCATAAAAATAATGACTGCCATTGTTGTCGCTGAAAACGTAGATCTGGACAGTGTAACGACAATTACGAGCAGGGCGGCAAACCAGCAGCCGTCAAAAACAAACCTGAAAAAAGGCGACAGAATAAAAATCAGGGAACTGCTCTATGCCGCTCTGATGGAATCGGCTAATGACGCGGCAACTGCACTGGCAGAGGCTGCTGCCGGCAGTGAGCTGAAGTTTGTGAAGCTGATGAACCAAAAGGCTCTTGAGATAGGCGCAGCCAATACAAAATATATAAATGCAAACGGTCTTCCGGGGAAGGGGCAATACTCAACTGTTTCCGATCTCGCAAAGATAATGCAGTATGCCATAAGAATTCCTGTCATAAAAGAAATCCTTACAACAAAAGTCAGAGAGATAAGCACTGAGGGCGGAAGAAAAATTTTTGTCAGGAATACAAACAGACTTTTGTGGGCGGATGATGATTTTCAGGGAGGCAAGACAGGTTTTACCCGTACGGCAAGGCACTGTTTTGTCGGGGCGTCAAACAAGGAAAATAAGGAAATTATAATCAGCGTTCTCGGCGCGCCGAGCAGGCCTGCCCTCTGGTCCCAGTCTGAAATGCTTTTTGGAAAAGGGTCCAGGATATCCAATATGCAGGAAGAGCCTGTTATTTATATTACCTCGCGGGATACCAATATCAAAAAAATTAAATCGAAGTTGCCGCCCAAAGCCGTATCTAAAGGTAAAGG